The following are from one region of the Desulfuromonas acetexigens genome:
- the gspC gene encoding type II secretion system protein GspC: MLLFLQRHARAVWLLLIAFSGLCLGSLTSSLLGLSLEYSRSSVPPGQRSVSAATASGPQDFAAITQRNIFDSSAPAAAPTSASTPRRRGVEAGALPAVAPPRADLKLIGTVTGSAEDSLALIMANNELNSYRPGDALPGGGQLLSVDRNVAHIENADGSLSLLQLHQEPSTSTAPSPRQQSPGATSSTPTDSGSIRPVAPNRWLIEGGVVEQARGNLGEVLKSARMEPRLVNGATDGFVIAMVRPGSLLTQMGFRKGDVVLQVNGMPLDSPEKALQIFQQLREARSLRVHVERQGQPSVFEYEVN, from the coding sequence ATGCTGCTCTTTCTGCAACGACATGCCCGGGCCGTTTGGCTGCTGCTTATCGCCTTTAGCGGGCTGTGCCTCGGTAGCCTGACCTCCAGCCTGCTCGGTCTCAGCCTTGAATATTCCCGCTCCTCTGTCCCTCCGGGGCAACGGAGCGTCTCCGCAGCTACCGCTTCCGGTCCACAGGATTTCGCTGCCATCACCCAACGCAACATCTTCGACTCCAGCGCTCCCGCCGCTGCTCCGACCTCGGCCTCCACGCCCCGGCGCCGGGGCGTGGAAGCCGGAGCGCTCCCGGCCGTCGCGCCGCCCCGTGCCGATCTCAAGCTCATCGGCACCGTGACCGGCAGCGCCGAAGACTCCCTGGCCCTGATCATGGCGAACAACGAGCTTAACAGCTACCGTCCCGGGGATGCCCTGCCGGGAGGGGGACAACTGCTCTCCGTCGACCGCAATGTCGCCCATATCGAAAACGCCGACGGCAGCCTGAGTCTCTTGCAGCTGCACCAGGAACCTTCAACCTCCACTGCCCCCTCCCCACGCCAACAATCCCCCGGCGCAACATCCTCCACACCAACAGATTCGGGCAGCATCCGCCCCGTCGCCCCGAACCGCTGGCTGATCGAAGGGGGCGTCGTCGAACAGGCCCGGGGCAATCTTGGCGAGGTGCTCAAATCGGCGCGCATGGAGCCGCGGCTGGTTAACGGTGCCACCGACGGTTTCGTCATCGCCATGGTGCGGCCCGGTTCGTTGCTGACCCAGATGGGTTTCCGCAAGGGGGATGTGGTCTTGCAGGTCAACGGCATGCCCCTGGACAGCCCGGAAAAGGCTCTACAGATCTTCCAGCAACTGCGCGAGGCCCGTTCCCTGCGCGTCCATGTCGAGCGACAGGGACAACCTTCCGTCTTCGAATACGAAGTCAATTGA
- a CDS encoding methyl-accepting chemotaxis protein, whose protein sequence is MKNLKLATKIFLLSGVIILSFILAITWIYGKLRSDLHAGKEAMVANAVATAWGVVDHYAAQAASGALDKEAAQKAAKEALRHTRFEGENYFWINDLTPVMVMHPISPELEGKNLSDNRDPEGKALFVEMAEVAKSKGDGFVEYHWAKPGFSEPVAKLSFVKAVPQWGWLVGAGIYLDDIEADLAQTLTLLIAIVVAVLLLATFLAFLTARDLSVPMARVVAILKEMTNGHLGSRLRLDRRDEIGQLATTMDSFADDLEKEMVENLKRLAAGDLTIEVRPRDNQDAIRGALNRLGHDLNDLVGQIQVASEQIASASSEVSDGSQHLSEGMTTSASSMEEVASSMTEIGSQTKHNAENAAQAQKLASVARAAAEKGSLQMQSMVSAMQEINESGQNISKIIKVIDEIAFQTNLLALNAAVEAARAGQHGKGFAVVAEEVRNLAARSAKAARETAGLIEGSVAKTHNGTAIAKQTSSALDEIVVSVARVSDLVAEIAAASSEQANGVSQVSVGMEQIDQVTQQATANAEESAAAAEELASQASQLREMLSRFRVRGAAVKPQAPTPAKRPAASPAAPKPQRRLAPSSESGWGETPAPSKTKNDFQGNDFIALDDHEFGKY, encoded by the coding sequence GTGAAAAATCTCAAACTGGCGACCAAAATCTTTCTTCTGAGCGGCGTCATCATCCTCTCCTTCATTCTCGCCATCACCTGGATCTACGGAAAGCTGCGTAGCGACCTCCACGCCGGCAAGGAAGCGATGGTCGCCAACGCCGTGGCCACCGCCTGGGGTGTGGTCGACCACTACGCGGCCCAGGCCGCGAGCGGCGCGCTGGACAAGGAAGCGGCGCAGAAAGCCGCCAAGGAAGCCTTGCGCCATACCCGCTTCGAAGGGGAGAACTACTTCTGGATCAACGACCTGACCCCGGTCATGGTCATGCATCCGATCAGCCCCGAACTGGAAGGGAAAAATCTCTCCGACAACCGCGACCCGGAAGGGAAGGCGCTCTTTGTAGAGATGGCCGAAGTCGCCAAGAGCAAGGGAGACGGTTTCGTCGAATATCATTGGGCCAAGCCTGGTTTCAGCGAGCCGGTGGCCAAACTCTCCTTCGTCAAGGCTGTCCCCCAGTGGGGCTGGCTGGTCGGCGCCGGCATCTATCTCGACGATATCGAAGCCGATCTCGCCCAGACCCTGACTCTGCTCATCGCTATCGTCGTCGCCGTCCTGCTGCTGGCCACGTTCCTGGCTTTCCTGACCGCCCGCGACCTCTCCGTCCCCATGGCCCGAGTCGTAGCCATTCTCAAAGAAATGACGAATGGACATCTCGGCAGCCGTTTGCGCCTCGACCGGCGCGATGAAATCGGTCAGTTGGCGACGACCATGGACAGTTTCGCCGACGACCTGGAAAAAGAGATGGTGGAAAACCTCAAGCGGCTGGCCGCGGGGGATCTGACTATCGAGGTCCGGCCTCGCGACAACCAGGACGCCATTCGCGGCGCCCTTAACCGACTCGGCCACGACCTCAACGATCTGGTCGGACAGATCCAGGTCGCCAGCGAACAGATCGCTTCCGCCAGCTCCGAGGTTTCCGACGGCAGCCAGCACCTCTCCGAAGGGATGACGACCTCGGCCAGCTCCATGGAAGAGGTTGCCAGCTCGATGACGGAAATCGGCTCGCAGACCAAACACAACGCCGAGAATGCAGCCCAGGCCCAGAAACTTGCCAGTGTCGCCCGAGCTGCCGCCGAAAAGGGGAGCCTGCAGATGCAGTCGATGGTTTCGGCGATGCAGGAGATCAACGAATCGGGACAGAACATCTCCAAAATCATCAAGGTTATTGACGAGATCGCCTTCCAGACTAACCTGCTGGCACTGAACGCGGCGGTGGAAGCGGCACGAGCCGGACAGCACGGCAAGGGCTTTGCCGTCGTCGCCGAAGAGGTCCGCAATCTGGCGGCGCGCAGCGCCAAGGCCGCCCGGGAAACGGCCGGCCTCATTGAAGGCTCGGTGGCAAAAACCCACAACGGCACCGCCATCGCCAAACAGACCAGCAGCGCCCTCGATGAAATCGTCGTAAGCGTCGCCCGGGTTTCCGACCTGGTGGCGGAAATCGCCGCCGCCAGCAGCGAACAGGCCAACGGCGTCAGCCAGGTCAGCGTCGGCATGGAACAGATCGATCAAGTGACCCAACAGGCGACCGCCAACGCCGAAGAGAGCGCCGCCGCCGCCGAGGAGCTGGCCAGCCAGGCGAGCCAACTGCGGGAGATGCTGAGCCGTTTCAGGGTTCGCGGCGCCGCGGTCAAACCTCAGGCGCCGACACCTGCGAAGCGGCCAGCGGCGTCTCCGGCAGCGCCCAAACCCCAACGGCGCCTGGCTCCCAGCAGTGAGTCGGGCTGGGGGGAAACGCCTGCGCCCAGCAAGACCAAAAACGACTTTCAGGGGAACGACTTCATCGCCCTGGATGACCACGAGTTCGGTAAATACTAA
- the gspI gene encoding type II secretion system minor pseudopilin GspI, whose translation MSSERHPRAAGFTLLEVMIALAIAGIALIALLSLSNRAIAVNERLQKITQATLLAQDKMGETEAAFESGTLSEDEVEGVFDPPFEAFRWRIAYEPTPIPTIRMVTVRVLWGDEKKNEEVTIDSFLF comes from the coding sequence GTGAGTTCTGAGCGACACCCCCGCGCGGCAGGCTTCACCCTGCTCGAAGTCATGATCGCCCTGGCCATCGCCGGCATCGCCCTGATCGCCCTGTTGTCCCTGAGCAACCGCGCCATCGCGGTCAACGAGCGCTTGCAGAAGATCACCCAGGCGACGTTGCTCGCCCAGGACAAGATGGGAGAGACGGAAGCGGCCTTCGAGTCCGGCACTCTGAGCGAGGATGAGGTCGAAGGGGTGTTTGATCCCCCCTTCGAGGCTTTCCGCTGGCGCATTGCCTATGAGCCGACCCCGATCCCCACGATCCGCATGGTGACGGTGCGAGTTTTGTGGGGGGATGAAAAAAAGAACGAAGAGGTGACGATTGATTCCTTCCTCTTCTGA
- a CDS encoding prepilin-type N-terminal cleavage/methylation domain-containing protein: MIPSSSEQCRAGRNRSSGFTLIEVLIAVTITSLVLMAIYGVFTSVDGARRRLANDSEAYHRARVIFDRIGREVRGAYLRPDTLETYLEGRGGDRREPYLTLTTTATTPQGDGGGLSQVRYEWLEDAENAKETLVLTRHESGTRQPEESGREGYRLATGIEEVWLRFHDGTDWKDDWDSRSQGPPKRVEIAMRIRSGDLEVPFRSSFELPVIQGRR, encoded by the coding sequence TTGATTCCTTCCTCTTCTGAGCAATGCCGAGCCGGACGGAACCGTTCCTCGGGCTTCACTCTGATCGAGGTACTGATCGCGGTGACCATCACCAGTCTGGTGCTGATGGCGATCTACGGCGTCTTCACCTCAGTCGACGGCGCCCGGCGGCGGCTGGCCAACGACAGCGAAGCCTACCATCGGGCGCGGGTCATTTTCGACCGCATCGGCCGGGAGGTGCGCGGCGCCTACCTCCGACCGGACACCCTCGAAACCTACCTCGAAGGGCGCGGCGGTGACCGGCGGGAACCCTATCTGACCCTGACGACGACGGCGACGACACCGCAGGGGGATGGCGGCGGACTCTCCCAGGTTCGCTACGAATGGCTGGAAGATGCCGAAAACGCCAAAGAAACCCTGGTCCTGACGCGCCATGAAAGCGGCACGCGACAACCGGAGGAGAGCGGGCGGGAGGGTTATCGACTGGCCACCGGCATCGAAGAAGTCTGGCTGCGCTTCCATGACGGCACGGACTGGAAAGACGACTGGGACTCCCGCAGCCAGGGCCCGCCAAAACGGGTGGAAATCGCCATGCGCATCCGCTCCGGCGACCTCGAAGTCCCCTTCCGTTCGAGCTTCGAACTTCCCGTCATTCAGGGGCGCCGATGA
- the gspG gene encoding type II secretion system major pseudopilin GspG has product MEKSLLRGNRGFTLIEIMVVVVILGILAAIVVPRLLERPEEARRTKAAVDIKGLEEAIGLFKLDNGFYPSTEQGLQALVTKPETGRIPPRYHEGGYLKKVPTDPWGSPYIYLSPGIHGDFDIISYGGDGEAGGEGNNADVNSWELE; this is encoded by the coding sequence ATGGAAAAATCGCTTTTACGCGGCAATCGCGGCTTCACCCTCATCGAAATCATGGTGGTCGTCGTCATTCTCGGCATTCTCGCCGCCATCGTCGTTCCGCGTCTGCTGGAGCGGCCCGAGGAGGCGCGCCGGACCAAGGCGGCGGTGGACATCAAGGGGCTGGAGGAAGCGATCGGCCTGTTCAAGCTCGACAACGGTTTCTATCCCAGCACCGAACAGGGGTTGCAGGCGCTGGTCACGAAGCCGGAGACCGGCCGCATCCCGCCCCGTTACCACGAAGGGGGCTATCTGAAAAAAGTTCCCACCGATCCCTGGGGGAGTCCTTATATCTACCTGTCGCCGGGCATTCACGGCGACTTCGACATCATCTCCTATGGCGGCGACGGCGAAGCGGGGGGGGAAGGCAACAACGCGGATGTCAACAGCTGGGAACTGGAATAA
- the gspF gene encoding type II secretion system inner membrane protein GspF: MPLFEYAGFDAQGKKVAGTIEAPGKKAATQQLRTQGIFPTRLAEGSAATSGFSLFTNRFRPFARKVSPQDLAATTRQLATLLGAGLPLDEALGTLADQLAGAPLGRALGTVRGEVLQGSELNRALAQHPGIFSPLFINMTEVGEHSGTLDQVLGQLADFLEDQARLRSRMQSALAYPILMGVIGSAVLVFLITFVVPKVTRMLEDLGQTLPVPTRLLIAGSDFLAGWWWLLLLLAGVAITAARRYAQSEAGRLKLDRLSLRLPLFGSLNLLLATARLSRTLGTLLHAGVPLLKALAIAVNLLSNRVLRQAVNDAIDAVREGESLAEPLKHSGVFPPMLAQMAAVGERSGELEKMLLRVAETYEHQVELRIAGLLSLLEPVMILVMGTAVGFIVLAILLPIFQASQGMG; this comes from the coding sequence GTGCCTCTTTTCGAGTATGCCGGGTTCGACGCCCAGGGCAAAAAAGTGGCGGGAACCATCGAGGCACCGGGGAAAAAGGCGGCCACCCAGCAGTTGCGCACCCAGGGGATCTTTCCCACCCGGCTGGCCGAAGGGTCGGCGGCAACATCCGGCTTTTCCCTCTTCACCAACCGCTTCCGCCCCTTCGCCCGCAAGGTTTCGCCCCAGGACCTGGCCGCCACGACCCGACAACTCGCCACCCTGCTCGGCGCCGGGCTCCCCCTCGACGAAGCCCTCGGCACCCTGGCCGACCAACTCGCCGGCGCGCCCCTGGGCCGCGCCCTTGGTACGGTGCGCGGCGAGGTTCTGCAGGGGAGCGAGCTGAACCGGGCGCTGGCCCAGCATCCCGGTATTTTTTCGCCCCTTTTCATCAATATGACCGAGGTCGGGGAACACAGCGGCACCCTCGATCAGGTCCTGGGGCAGCTCGCCGATTTTCTCGAGGATCAGGCCCGGCTCCGTTCCCGTATGCAGTCGGCCCTGGCCTATCCCATTCTGATGGGGGTCATCGGCAGCGCGGTGCTGGTCTTTCTCATCACCTTCGTCGTCCCCAAAGTCACCCGCATGCTGGAGGATCTCGGGCAAACCCTGCCCGTGCCGACGCGTCTGCTCATCGCCGGCAGTGATTTTCTCGCCGGCTGGTGGTGGCTCCTCCTGCTCCTGGCCGGTGTCGCCATAACCGCGGCGCGACGGTATGCGCAAAGCGAGGCGGGACGGCTGAAGCTCGACCGGCTGAGCCTGCGTCTGCCCCTTTTCGGTTCCCTCAACCTGCTCCTCGCCACCGCCCGCCTGAGCCGCACCCTCGGCACCCTGCTCCATGCCGGGGTACCGCTGCTCAAGGCCCTGGCCATCGCCGTCAATCTTCTCTCCAACCGGGTGCTACGCCAGGCGGTCAACGACGCCATCGACGCCGTGCGCGAGGGGGAGAGCCTGGCGGAACCGCTCAAACACTCGGGGGTCTTCCCCCCCATGCTGGCACAGATGGCGGCGGTCGGCGAACGCAGCGGCGAGCTGGAAAAAATGTTGTTGCGGGTGGCGGAAACCTACGAGCACCAGGTGGAGCTGCGTATCGCCGGACTCCTCTCCCTGCTTGAACCGGTGATGATCCTGGTCATGGGTACCGCCGTTGGCTTCATCGTCCTCGCCATCCTCCTCCCCATCTTCCAGGCCAGCCAGGGGATGGGATAA
- a CDS encoding pilus assembly FimT family protein encodes MSTAGNWNNARGFTLVETALAVLLIALFSALSIPLMGRLGDGALDGAARRLAGTVKYLYNESALSGRPYRLTFDLEEDVYRAARLEVDGTLTDEGTGPARQQRLKSGVSFRNLSIAGRGTFNSGEITVDILPVGYMEETTIRLGDDRNRILTLRINPFTGTTEIHEGDREF; translated from the coding sequence ATGTCAACAGCTGGGAACTGGAATAACGCGCGGGGCTTCACCCTGGTCGAAACGGCGCTGGCGGTGCTGCTCATCGCCCTCTTCAGCGCCCTGAGCATCCCCCTGATGGGACGATTGGGCGACGGCGCCCTCGACGGCGCAGCACGGCGCCTGGCCGGCACGGTGAAATATCTCTACAACGAGTCCGCCCTCTCCGGCCGCCCCTACCGGCTGACCTTCGATCTGGAGGAAGACGTCTATCGGGCGGCGCGCCTGGAAGTCGACGGCACGCTGACCGACGAAGGGACGGGGCCGGCCCGGCAACAACGCCTCAAGAGCGGGGTGAGCTTCAGAAACCTGAGCATCGCCGGGCGCGGCACCTTCAACAGCGGCGAAATCACCGTCGACATTCTGCCGGTGGGCTATATGGAGGAGACGACCATCCGCCTCGGCGACGACCGGAACCGCATCCTGACCCTGCGCATCAACCCCTTTACCGGCACCACGGAAATCCATGAGGGGGACCGTGAGTTCTGA
- the gspD gene encoding type II secretion system secretin GspD, with translation MAFHKGTTLSLFVALLLWLATAGSGVAEEKFNLDFKDIELPALVQVISEVTGRNFVYDETVKGSVTVSSPLELSRDEAYNLFLTVLGVKGFTVVPSGKVHKIVPVRDAKENTLPVGGWGGGEQYVTRMIPLRNADATLMATTVLPPLLPKTSHIAAFAPANALLITDSAANIERLAGIVGELDRASSLDQIEVIPLRHAMAEEVAKIANQILAQGAATSPRARGRAAQPAGDGSRVIPYAATNVLVVLAASDDIAGIRSLIDRLDQKPSQQRSHINVYYLENADAEALAKTLSETLNKIMPTAGAPAAAGQPPTAAPTSGNVGIIADKPTNSLVINATPADYEIIAGIIKQLDIKRKQVFVEALILELSMDATKRLGASLQGGIDVGSDSVIFGTSNLNGGPVNLSDLNPTDGVPSLLNKSVEGILLGGLFNPITTVINGKEVTIPALSALIDLSKTTSDVNILSAPRLLTSDNEEAEIIVGSNVPIITNRLTDTGGTGLAQSVSVERKDVALTLRFTPQITEGEQVRLQVNQEITDLAASNVGNVDQVGPTLTKRSVRNTVLAQNGRTVVLGGLIGTNLQKTIAKTPFLGDIPGLGWLFKRERIEEKKTNLLVFITPRIIRSADDLQKATETAAKAMDLSRINEVSSPEVIENLQPAGVVAPESAPQ, from the coding sequence GTGGCATTCCATAAAGGCACAACCTTAAGTCTCTTTGTCGCGCTTCTGCTCTGGCTCGCGACCGCCGGAAGCGGCGTAGCCGAGGAAAAATTCAATCTCGACTTCAAGGACATCGAACTACCGGCCCTGGTCCAGGTCATCAGCGAAGTGACCGGCCGCAATTTCGTCTACGACGAAACTGTCAAGGGGAGCGTCACCGTCTCCTCCCCCCTGGAGCTGAGCCGCGACGAAGCCTACAATCTCTTCCTCACCGTTCTCGGGGTGAAGGGCTTCACCGTCGTCCCCTCCGGCAAGGTCCATAAGATCGTACCGGTCCGGGACGCCAAGGAGAACACCCTGCCGGTCGGTGGCTGGGGCGGGGGGGAACAGTACGTGACCCGCATGATTCCCCTGCGTAACGCCGACGCGACCCTGATGGCAACGACGGTGCTGCCGCCGCTCCTCCCCAAGACCAGCCACATTGCCGCCTTCGCTCCGGCCAACGCCCTGCTGATCACCGACAGCGCCGCCAATATCGAACGCCTGGCCGGGATCGTCGGCGAACTCGACCGGGCCAGTTCCCTTGACCAGATCGAAGTGATTCCCTTGCGCCATGCCATGGCCGAGGAGGTCGCCAAAATCGCCAACCAGATTCTGGCCCAAGGGGCGGCAACCTCTCCCCGGGCCCGAGGACGGGCCGCCCAGCCCGCCGGCGACGGCAGTCGCGTCATCCCCTACGCCGCCACCAACGTTCTGGTGGTCCTGGCCGCCAGCGACGACATCGCCGGCATCCGCTCCCTCATCGACCGGCTCGACCAGAAACCTTCTCAGCAACGCTCCCACATCAATGTCTACTACCTGGAGAACGCCGATGCCGAGGCGCTGGCCAAGACCCTGAGTGAGACGCTGAACAAGATCATGCCCACCGCCGGCGCCCCCGCGGCCGCCGGCCAACCGCCGACCGCCGCGCCAACCAGCGGCAACGTCGGGATCATCGCTGATAAGCCGACCAACTCCCTGGTCATCAACGCCACCCCGGCGGACTACGAAATCATTGCCGGGATCATCAAGCAGCTCGACATCAAGCGTAAGCAGGTCTTTGTCGAAGCCCTCATCCTCGAACTCTCCATGGATGCCACCAAGAGGCTCGGCGCCTCGCTCCAAGGCGGGATCGACGTCGGCAGCGACAGCGTAATCTTCGGCACCAGCAACCTCAACGGCGGACCGGTGAATCTCTCTGACCTGAACCCCACCGATGGTGTCCCGTCGCTGCTCAACAAGTCGGTGGAAGGGATTCTCCTGGGCGGGCTGTTCAATCCCATTACCACCGTCATCAACGGCAAAGAAGTGACCATCCCCGCCCTTTCCGCCTTGATCGACCTGTCCAAGACGACCTCGGACGTGAACATCCTTTCGGCCCCGCGCCTGCTCACTTCCGACAACGAAGAAGCCGAGATCATCGTCGGCTCCAACGTACCGATCATCACCAACCGCCTGACCGACACCGGCGGCACCGGCCTCGCCCAGAGCGTTTCGGTGGAACGTAAGGACGTCGCCCTGACCCTGCGCTTTACCCCCCAGATCACCGAAGGGGAACAGGTGCGCCTGCAGGTCAACCAGGAGATCACCGACCTCGCCGCGAGCAACGTCGGCAATGTCGACCAGGTCGGACCGACGTTGACCAAGCGTTCGGTGCGCAACACCGTCCTGGCGCAAAACGGCCGTACCGTCGTCCTCGGCGGCCTCATTGGCACCAACCTGCAGAAAACCATCGCCAAGACCCCCTTCCTCGGCGACATCCCCGGGCTCGGCTGGCTCTTCAAGCGGGAGCGGATCGAAGAGAAGAAAACCAACCTGCTGGTCTTCATCACCCCACGGATCATCCGCAGCGCCGACGATCTGCAGAAGGCGACCGAAACCGCCGCCAAGGCCATGGATCTCTCCCGCATCAATGAGGTCTCGTCGCCGGAGGTCATCGAAAACCTGCAACCCGCCGGCGTCGTGGCACCGGAGAGCGCGCCGCAATGA
- the gspE gene encoding type II secretion system ATPase GspE produces the protein MMTWKRLGEIFVAGHGIAPQIIEEALSAAAKSGKRLGETLLAAKAITETQLAEALAAQQGLPCLTGIPSDTPAELLALIPIGYAKEYRIYPLGRDEKGLRLAMADPLDSRPLNDLAVLTGERIRVTVAPAAEIVAAINRGYEGRAEQAREVVEEIGGDTQLVRGLEPADLLDTSDEAPIIRFVNSLITQGYKERASDIHIEPFETEVVVRYRIDGILYEVLRPPRQAQASIVSRIKIMSGLNIAEKRLPQDGRFRVRIAGKDLDVRVSTLPTAFGERVVMRLLEQSSSVPSLEDIGMDAGILEQTMRMIGKSHGIFLVTGPTGSGKTTTLYAALSRLNNQEKNIITVEDPIEYQLTGVGQIQVNPKINLTFAAGLRSILRQDPDVIMVGEIRDGETAEIAVQSALTGHMVFSTLHTNDAAGALTRLVEMGIEPFLAASSIVGILAQRLVRRICPDCRESYKPSPEMLREMGLTQAVPADALFYRGKGCPRCMDIGYRGRTGIYELLTMDEEIRDLLLRNKDAAGIKAAAVARGMLTLRDAGLAKALRGETTIEEVLRVTQEEV, from the coding sequence ATGATGACCTGGAAACGCCTGGGCGAGATTTTCGTCGCCGGTCACGGCATCGCCCCGCAAATCATCGAGGAAGCCCTTTCCGCCGCCGCCAAAAGCGGCAAACGACTGGGGGAAACGTTGCTCGCAGCCAAGGCGATCACCGAGACGCAGCTGGCCGAGGCCCTCGCCGCCCAGCAGGGACTGCCCTGCCTGACCGGCATCCCGAGCGACACCCCGGCCGAGCTGCTGGCCCTGATCCCCATCGGCTACGCCAAGGAATACCGCATTTATCCCCTGGGGCGGGATGAGAAGGGGCTGCGCCTGGCCATGGCCGACCCCCTCGACAGTCGTCCCCTCAACGATCTGGCGGTCCTGACCGGCGAACGCATCCGCGTGACCGTCGCCCCGGCCGCGGAAATCGTCGCTGCCATCAATCGCGGCTACGAAGGGCGCGCCGAACAGGCCCGGGAAGTGGTAGAGGAGATCGGCGGCGACACCCAGCTCGTCCGCGGCCTGGAACCGGCCGACCTGCTCGACACCTCGGACGAAGCGCCGATCATCCGCTTCGTCAACAGCCTGATCACCCAGGGGTACAAGGAGCGGGCCAGCGACATCCACATCGAACCCTTCGAGACGGAAGTGGTGGTGCGCTACCGCATCGACGGCATCCTCTACGAAGTCCTGCGCCCGCCGCGCCAGGCCCAGGCGAGCATCGTCTCGCGCATCAAGATCATGTCGGGGCTGAATATCGCCGAGAAACGCCTCCCTCAGGACGGCCGTTTCCGGGTGCGCATCGCCGGCAAGGATCTCGACGTGCGCGTCTCGACCCTGCCCACGGCCTTCGGCGAACGGGTGGTCATGCGTCTGCTCGAACAGAGCTCCAGCGTGCCGAGCCTGGAAGATATCGGCATGGACGCGGGGATTCTGGAACAGACGATGCGCATGATCGGCAAGAGCCACGGCATCTTCCTCGTTACCGGCCCCACCGGCAGCGGCAAGACCACCACCCTCTACGCCGCCCTGAGCCGGCTGAACAATCAGGAAAAGAACATCATCACCGTCGAGGACCCGATCGAATACCAGCTCACCGGCGTCGGCCAGATTCAGGTCAATCCCAAGATCAACCTGACCTTTGCCGCCGGGCTGCGCTCCATCCTGCGCCAAGACCCGGATGTCATCATGGTCGGCGAGATCCGCGACGGGGAGACGGCGGAGATCGCCGTGCAGTCGGCCCTCACCGGACACATGGTCTTCTCGACCCTGCACACCAACGACGCCGCCGGCGCCCTGACCCGGCTGGTGGAAATGGGCATCGAACCCTTCCTCGCCGCCTCCTCCATCGTCGGCATTCTCGCCCAGCGCCTGGTGCGTCGCATCTGTCCCGACTGCCGGGAAAGCTACAAGCCGAGCCCCGAGATGCTGCGGGAGATGGGGCTGACCCAGGCGGTGCCGGCTGACGCCCTCTTCTACCGGGGCAAGGGCTGCCCGCGCTGCATGGACATCGGCTACCGGGGGCGCACCGGCATCTACGAACTGCTGACCATGGATGAGGAAATCCGCGATCTGCTCCTGCGCAACAAGGACGCCGCCGGGATCAAGGCTGCCGCCGTCGCCCGGGGCATGCTGACCCTGCGGGATGCGGGATTGGCCAAAGCGCTGCGCGGCGAAACAACGATCGAAGAGGTCCTGCGCGTCACTCAGGAGGAGGTGTAG